A single genomic interval of Anthonomus grandis grandis chromosome 17, icAntGran1.3, whole genome shotgun sequence harbors:
- the LOC126746652 gene encoding uncharacterized protein LOC126746652, translating to MATYSNEEYADIIMIYGEARGVARAAQRLYHERFPGRRLPGRRVFPDTYRRLRETESVTLREPRGHVVRHNVKVDERILALFEEEDTRSIRDVAAQLNISIWKVWKVLRQNEKYPFHVTPVQGLEGGDFDRRVHFCRFLLHTDVENPDFLKRILWTDESKFTREGILNLYNLHHWAPKQENPHAKRQNSFQYRFSVNVWAGVIGNQSSCKMICRNYWPRCPCLMKMCP from the exons ATGGCGACATACTCTAACGAAGAATATGCGGATATCATAATGATTTATGGTGAGGCCCGTGGTGTCGCTCGTGCAGCGCAACGGCTTTACCACGAACGCTTTCCTGGTCGACGATTGCCTGGCCGCAGAGTTTTCCCAGACACATACCGGCGATTACGCGAGACTGAGAGTGTCACTCTCCGTGAACCAAGGGGACATGTTGTGCGACATAATGTTAAAGTGGACGAAAGAATACTGGCATTATTTGAAGAAGAGGACACAAGAAGCATTAGAGATGTGGCGGCACAACTTAATATTTCAATATGGAAAGTGTGGAAGGTCCTTCGACAAAACGAAAAATATCCATTCCACGTGACTCCTGTTCAAG GTCTTGAGGGTGGTGACTTTGACAGACGAGTTCACTTTTGTCGGTTTTTGTTACACACAGATGTGGAAAatcctgattttttaaaaagaatactgtGGACGGACGAATCTAAATTTACCAGAGAAGGGATTCTTAACTTATACAACTTGCACCACTGGGCACCGAAACAGGAAAACCCACATGCCAAAAGACAAAACTCTTTTCAATATCGATTCAGTGTGAACGTTTGGGCAGGAGTGATTGGGAATCAG AGTTCCTGCAAAATGATCTGCCGGAATTATTGGCCGAGGTGCCCGTGTTTAATGAAGATGTGCCCATAG